One Haloterrigena salifodinae DNA window includes the following coding sequences:
- a CDS encoding RIO1 family regulatory kinase/ATPase domain-containing protein, with product MDIRRLARGTVEWDRLERVVRTLADRYDREAVRVEFLEADNWLSTPCVIDDEWFVKIVSRQNALVHALLTAGRNVGAVSAGTDGFFGRFDTPRAMVEHEYEATERMREIGINAPRPIDAFEVNGLGVLALEYLPEFRSLDDAPDWLVAERAPELFEILATLRDHGMAHGDLRAENILLCDGEFYFIDATNVHDDRVAETTAYDLACALAVLEPRIGAPDAVGAAASVYEPEELLAARRFLDFVRLRPDHEFDANRVRLELEQAAELRR from the coding sequence ATGGACATCCGCCGGCTCGCCCGAGGGACCGTCGAGTGGGATCGCCTCGAGCGCGTGGTCCGGACGCTGGCGGATCGCTACGACCGCGAGGCGGTCCGCGTGGAGTTTCTGGAGGCCGACAACTGGCTGTCGACCCCCTGCGTCATCGACGACGAGTGGTTCGTCAAGATTGTCTCCCGGCAGAATGCGCTGGTTCACGCGCTGTTGACGGCCGGGCGCAACGTCGGCGCGGTGTCGGCGGGTACTGACGGCTTCTTCGGCCGATTCGATACGCCCCGCGCGATGGTCGAACACGAGTACGAGGCGACCGAGCGCATGCGCGAGATCGGCATCAACGCGCCCCGGCCGATCGACGCCTTCGAGGTCAACGGACTCGGCGTGCTCGCCCTCGAGTATCTCCCCGAGTTTCGCTCGCTCGACGATGCGCCCGACTGGCTGGTCGCCGAGCGCGCGCCGGAACTGTTCGAGATCCTGGCCACGCTGCGCGACCACGGGATGGCCCACGGCGACTTGCGCGCGGAGAACATCCTGCTGTGCGACGGCGAGTTCTACTTCATCGACGCCACCAACGTCCACGACGACCGCGTCGCCGAGACCACCGCCTACGATCTGGCCTGCGCGCTGGCGGTCCTCGAGCCCCGAATCGGCGCCCCCGACGCCGTCGGTGCGGCCGCGTCGGTCTACGAGCCCGAGGAGTTGCTCGCGGCGCGACGGTTTCTGGATTTCGTTCGGCTGCGTCCCGACCACGAGTTCGACGCCAACCGCGTGCGACTCGAGCTCGAGCAGGCGGCGGAACTGCGCCGGTAG
- a CDS encoding acyl-CoA dehydrogenase family protein: protein MDTELPDEHRMVRETVRDFCETEIEPIAQEIEDEHRFPAEIFDQLADLDMMGVPVDEEYGGLGGDTLMYALVAEELGRVSGSIGLSYVAHTSLASKPIEQFGTRAQQERWLRPLAEGEHLGGWALTEPDSGSDASDMDTTAERDGDEWVLNGTKQFITNASEAGSILVKAVTDPDAGYDGISTFIVDPREDDGFEVTTIWEKMGLNASPTCEIRLENVRLPEDRLLGEVGEGWTQTKKTLDGGRISIAALSTGLARGAYEHAKEYSKEREQFGQPICEFDAVRDKIVDMHRKTERARLLTHRAARTYDKGEPVTRESALAKLDASEAAREVAEDAVQVLGGYGYTTDFAPQRFYRDAKLMEIGEGTSEIQHLVIGRELGL from the coding sequence ATGGACACGGAGCTACCCGACGAACACCGGATGGTCCGGGAGACCGTCAGGGACTTCTGCGAGACCGAAATCGAGCCGATCGCCCAGGAGATCGAGGACGAACACCGGTTCCCCGCTGAGATCTTCGACCAGCTCGCGGACCTCGATATGATGGGCGTTCCCGTCGACGAGGAGTACGGCGGCCTCGGCGGCGACACGCTCATGTACGCGCTGGTCGCTGAGGAGCTCGGTCGCGTCTCGGGCTCGATCGGACTCTCCTACGTCGCCCACACGTCGTTGGCCTCGAAGCCCATCGAGCAGTTCGGCACGCGGGCGCAGCAGGAACGCTGGCTGCGGCCCCTAGCGGAGGGCGAGCACCTCGGTGGCTGGGCGCTGACCGAACCCGACAGCGGTTCCGACGCCTCGGACATGGACACGACCGCAGAGCGCGACGGCGACGAGTGGGTCCTGAACGGGACCAAGCAGTTCATCACGAACGCCAGCGAGGCGGGCTCGATTCTCGTCAAGGCCGTCACCGACCCTGACGCCGGCTACGACGGGATTTCGACGTTCATCGTCGACCCCCGCGAGGACGACGGCTTCGAGGTGACGACCATCTGGGAGAAGATGGGACTAAACGCCTCGCCGACCTGCGAAATTCGCCTCGAGAACGTCCGGCTTCCCGAAGATCGACTACTGGGTGAGGTGGGAGAGGGGTGGACCCAGACCAAGAAAACGCTCGACGGCGGCCGCATCTCGATCGCCGCGCTCTCGACGGGACTGGCTCGGGGCGCCTACGAACACGCCAAGGAGTACAGCAAAGAGCGCGAGCAGTTCGGCCAGCCGATCTGCGAGTTCGACGCCGTCCGCGACAAGATCGTCGACATGCACCGCAAGACCGAGCGCGCGCGCCTGCTCACGCACCGCGCGGCCCGCACCTACGACAAGGGCGAACCCGTTACCCGCGAGTCCGCGCTCGCGAAACTCGACGCCAGCGAAGCCGCCCGCGAGGTCGCCGAGGACGCCGTCCAGGTGCTTGGCGGCTACGGCTACACCACCGACTTCGCGCCCCAGCGGTTCTACCGCGACGCGAAACTGATGGAGATCGGCGAAGGCACCAGCGAGATCCAACACCTCGTCATCGGACGCGAACTGGGGCTCTGA
- a CDS encoding nucleotide sugar dehydrogenase, which produces MTTTLSDTTNRADEARSEYSFSDSEGATEEHADEQSSRAATICVVGLGYVGLPLAVGFARSDYRVIGYDVDESTVEQLQAGVDTTGDLSDEAVQNDDISYTTDAGQIGDADYVIIAVPTPIDEDDRPDLNYVESAATTVGSKMKPGTTVILESTVYPGTTREVLIPALEDASDLTAGEGFFVGYSPERATPGDEEHGLADVVKVVGAQDKKVLEDVAALYESVVDAGVHRAPSIEVAEASKVVENTQRDLNIAFVNELSMALERMDVDTQAVLEAAGTKWNFHDYRPGLVGGHCIPVDPYFLAHRSAREGFEPELVRTSRTVNESVPDHIADLTIKALNNCHKTLRDSRVLVLGLSYKSGVGDIRSSKVADVVDRLAEYDIDIAGFDPFADEDAVRDAFGLDVQERLSFEGFDAVVVATPHAEFEELDLEAVASELAEDPALVDVTGSFDEDAACEAGFVYRRL; this is translated from the coding sequence ATGACTACGACACTGAGCGACACGACGAACCGAGCGGACGAAGCACGCAGCGAGTACTCGTTCTCGGACAGCGAGGGCGCGACCGAGGAACACGCCGACGAACAGTCCAGTCGAGCGGCGACGATTTGCGTCGTCGGCCTCGGCTACGTCGGCCTTCCGCTCGCGGTCGGTTTCGCGCGGTCGGACTACCGCGTCATCGGCTACGACGTCGACGAGTCGACAGTCGAGCAGCTACAGGCCGGCGTCGATACGACCGGTGATCTCTCTGACGAGGCGGTTCAGAACGACGACATCTCCTATACGACCGACGCCGGCCAGATCGGCGATGCGGATTACGTCATCATCGCCGTCCCGACGCCCATCGACGAGGACGATCGGCCGGACCTGAACTACGTCGAGAGCGCCGCGACCACCGTCGGCTCGAAGATGAAACCCGGGACGACGGTGATCCTCGAGTCGACCGTCTACCCGGGGACGACGCGCGAGGTTCTCATACCCGCACTCGAGGACGCCTCCGATCTGACCGCCGGCGAGGGATTCTTCGTCGGCTACTCGCCGGAGCGCGCGACGCCCGGCGACGAGGAACACGGCCTCGCGGACGTCGTTAAGGTCGTCGGCGCTCAGGACAAGAAGGTCCTCGAGGACGTGGCGGCGCTCTACGAATCGGTCGTCGACGCCGGCGTCCACCGCGCGCCGTCGATCGAGGTCGCCGAGGCCAGCAAGGTCGTCGAGAACACCCAGCGTGACCTCAACATCGCCTTCGTCAACGAGCTCTCGATGGCCTTAGAGCGGATGGACGTCGACACGCAGGCGGTCCTCGAGGCCGCGGGGACGAAGTGGAACTTCCACGACTACCGGCCGGGACTGGTCGGCGGCCACTGCATTCCGGTCGATCCGTACTTCCTGGCCCACCGCTCGGCTCGCGAAGGGTTCGAACCCGAACTCGTGCGCACGAGTCGGACCGTCAACGAGTCGGTCCCCGACCATATCGCCGATCTGACGATCAAGGCGCTGAACAACTGCCACAAGACGCTTCGGGACAGTCGCGTGCTCGTCCTGGGGCTGTCGTACAAGTCGGGCGTCGGTGACATCCGAAGCTCGAAGGTCGCGGACGTCGTCGATCGCCTCGCGGAGTACGATATCGACATCGCCGGCTTCGATCCGTTCGCAGACGAGGATGCAGTCCGCGACGCGTTCGGTCTGGACGTCCAGGAGCGTCTCTCGTTCGAGGGATTCGACGCCGTCGTGGTCGCGACGCCGCACGCAGAGTTCGAGGAACTCGACCTCGAGGCGGTAGCCTCCGAACTCGCCGAGGATCCAGCGCTGGTCGACGTGACGGGATCGTTCGACGAGGATGCGGCCTGCGAAGCGGGGTTCGTCTACCGACGGTTATGA
- a CDS encoding DUF6517 family protein, whose product MNRRALLGGLGAVGLASLSGCLGLVGMDSHESSPAGVDPAVREETGYEQTAIDEVVVEKEVEVSAYSETITVTNYKTSHEKSVELPPLGSRRAAVFTVLTSPQIGIAGRNFNPVEDMSTNELVDLIAENYDDIGDISHEEDGEITILDETTKRSRFSADATFNGHDLEVDIHVTEAVEADDDLLVTIGVYPQYVRDQEMDNVFSLMEAVDTDAEEEEDNAGGNESDGNGDANESDDGSGTESEESDGGNGNNESGDDLLETLE is encoded by the coding sequence ATGAATCGAAGAGCGCTGCTCGGTGGACTCGGTGCCGTCGGACTGGCGAGCCTGTCGGGCTGTCTGGGACTGGTCGGAATGGACAGCCACGAATCGTCGCCGGCCGGCGTCGATCCGGCCGTTCGCGAGGAAACCGGCTACGAACAGACCGCGATCGACGAGGTCGTCGTCGAAAAGGAGGTCGAGGTCAGCGCCTATTCCGAGACGATCACCGTAACGAACTACAAGACCTCCCACGAGAAGTCCGTGGAACTCCCGCCGCTCGGGAGTCGGCGCGCCGCCGTCTTCACCGTGCTCACCTCCCCCCAGATCGGGATCGCGGGCCGGAACTTCAACCCTGTCGAGGACATGTCGACGAACGAACTCGTCGATCTGATCGCGGAGAACTACGACGATATCGGCGACATCTCCCACGAAGAGGACGGCGAGATCACGATCCTCGACGAGACGACGAAGCGATCGAGGTTCAGCGCCGACGCGACGTTCAACGGGCACGACCTCGAGGTCGACATCCACGTCACCGAGGCCGTCGAAGCCGACGACGACCTACTCGTGACCATCGGCGTCTACCCGCAGTACGTTCGGGACCAGGAGATGGACAACGTGTTCTCGCTCATGGAAGCCGTTGACACGGACGCCGAGGAAGAGGAGGATAACGCCGGCGGAAACGAAAGCGACGGCAACGGCGACGCCAACGAATCCGACGACGGGAGTGGCACCGAATCCGAAGAGAGCGACGGCGGCAACGGGAACAACGAGAGCGGTGACGATTTGCTCGAGACCCTCGAGTAA
- a CDS encoding DUF7544 domain-containing protein produces MDAIDDLGDAIEASRNFLTPIRLGTWVKLAFVVVFVSSLGFGLSTSVPGSDALSVSGDPTSGGWQIENLDGAVPTDEVAAIGLALVGLALFAWLCYAFVAAIMEFVFLESLRSSEVRVRQYFAANAGKGSRLFCFRLGLLLVASGLGAAPAYFVVAGGGSPADLSPGLFGLYSIYGFTLYLCYSVVRRFTDAFVAPIMLLEDRGVIGAWSRFWATLTTDWTEYALYLVLFWFLYIAVLISAWIVVGIGLFLLLIPIVIVTFVLVLLGPIGLLVFVVVGPLSLAAVLLFMGLIWTPIATFFRYYDLLLLGDTDDALDLVPEQRAAVRGTDTAAVGRDDHWTGAADDPSRRADRSSSDERAMDNGDPWAETDPWTDTDGADSWDDSDGVDSDSGPDHDPWGEASDSDRESDPWDETADSSSTDQWDDEAGTDSDDPWDRPVESGETTPWDEPTESDSENETNGADDTGDEDDRTW; encoded by the coding sequence ATGGACGCGATCGACGACCTCGGCGACGCGATCGAGGCCAGTCGGAACTTCCTGACGCCGATACGCCTGGGTACGTGGGTCAAGCTCGCGTTCGTCGTCGTCTTCGTGAGTTCGCTCGGGTTTGGGCTCAGCACGTCGGTGCCAGGGAGCGACGCATTGTCGGTCTCCGGCGATCCGACGAGCGGAGGGTGGCAGATCGAAAACCTCGACGGCGCGGTGCCGACCGACGAAGTCGCCGCGATCGGGCTCGCCCTCGTCGGACTCGCGCTGTTCGCGTGGCTGTGTTACGCGTTCGTCGCCGCCATCATGGAGTTCGTGTTCCTCGAGTCGTTGCGCTCGAGCGAGGTCCGCGTGCGGCAGTATTTCGCCGCGAACGCCGGGAAGGGGAGCCGCCTGTTCTGCTTTCGTCTCGGACTCTTGCTCGTCGCCAGCGGGCTCGGTGCGGCACCCGCTTACTTCGTTGTCGCCGGCGGCGGCAGCCCCGCCGACCTCTCGCCGGGGCTGTTTGGGCTGTACTCGATCTACGGCTTCACGCTGTACCTCTGCTATTCGGTCGTGCGCCGCTTTACCGACGCGTTTGTCGCGCCGATCATGCTCCTCGAGGATCGGGGCGTCATCGGCGCCTGGAGCCGATTTTGGGCAACGCTAACGACCGACTGGACCGAATACGCGCTCTACCTGGTGTTGTTCTGGTTCCTCTACATCGCGGTCCTGATCAGCGCCTGGATCGTCGTCGGTATCGGTCTCTTCCTGCTCCTGATCCCCATCGTGATCGTGACGTTCGTACTGGTCCTCCTCGGCCCGATCGGGCTGCTGGTGTTCGTCGTCGTCGGTCCGCTCTCGCTCGCGGCTGTCCTGCTGTTTATGGGGTTGATCTGGACGCCGATCGCGACGTTCTTCCGGTACTACGACCTCCTGTTGCTCGGCGATACGGACGACGCCCTCGATCTCGTCCCCGAACAGCGGGCCGCGGTTCGAGGAACTGACACCGCCGCAGTCGGTCGGGACGACCACTGGACCGGAGCCGCCGACGACCCGTCGCGGCGCGCCGATCGGTCCTCGAGCGACGAGCGAGCGATGGATAACGGCGATCCGTGGGCAGAAACGGATCCCTGGACCGACACCGACGGCGCCGACTCGTGGGACGATTCCGACGGTGTTGATTCCGACTCCGGTCCCGATCACGACCCGTGGGGCGAGGCGTCGGACTCCGACCGCGAGAGCGATCCGTGGGACGAGACGGCCGACTCGAGTAGCACCGATCAATGGGACGACGAAGCCGGAACCGATAGTGACGATCCGTGGGATCGTCCAGTCGAGTCCGGCGAGACGACGCCCTGGGACGAGCCGACGGAGTCCGACTCGGAGAACGAGACGAACGGAGCGGACGATACCGGCGACGAGGACGATCGAACCTGGTAG
- a CDS encoding outer membrane protein assembly factor BamB family protein produces the protein MNRRTFLARAAAGVGVSAAVGLTPLNPLAPDSRREASAETTTPTSSEESTETEQPSHYLWTGDVFGGVSGLVTDTTGDELYVSRGTTVERIDAGSGEVEWDVESEQSIEEPVAVGDETVFAVGRHGRLVAAGRDGGDRLWFEDTNAFSPARPIVDDETVVVAGQYVSAYEIDSGERQWSSSDRFTSPRTLRSGRHLYVGDHRNTAKLDIRDGSTVWQFDNGDRVGGPSFNFVLDSQRDLLFGTNSGTLYAVDANAGSLEWTAEDPGTFRSLAATDDGLVYCLETDAGNSQFGVIDLDDREILWEKIASLDFEGWEYGRATTDLTVYGGSILVGTSSGHLATIDPGAGRFRAATTAHDDGIDRLSVDGDRAYLTSSRVLRGIDLGETALVR, from the coding sequence ATGAACCGCCGCACGTTCCTCGCGCGGGCGGCCGCCGGCGTCGGTGTGAGCGCCGCCGTCGGACTGACGCCGCTCAACCCGCTCGCTCCCGACTCGAGGCGCGAAGCGTCCGCGGAAACGACGACGCCAACGTCGTCGGAGGAATCGACCGAAACGGAGCAACCGTCACACTACCTGTGGACCGGCGACGTCTTCGGCGGCGTCTCCGGACTCGTCACCGATACGACCGGCGACGAACTCTACGTCTCGCGCGGTACCACGGTGGAGCGGATCGACGCCGGGTCGGGCGAGGTCGAGTGGGACGTCGAGTCCGAGCAGTCGATCGAGGAACCGGTCGCCGTGGGCGACGAGACCGTCTTCGCGGTCGGCCGACACGGGCGATTGGTCGCGGCCGGTCGAGACGGTGGCGACCGTCTCTGGTTCGAGGACACGAACGCGTTCTCGCCGGCGCGCCCGATAGTGGACGACGAGACCGTGGTCGTCGCCGGACAGTACGTGTCCGCCTACGAGATCGACTCCGGTGAGCGGCAGTGGTCGTCGTCCGATCGATTCACGTCACCGCGGACCCTCCGATCCGGCCGACACCTCTACGTCGGGGACCACCGGAACACGGCGAAACTGGACATCCGCGACGGCTCGACGGTCTGGCAGTTCGACAACGGCGACCGTGTCGGCGGGCCGTCGTTCAACTTCGTCCTCGATTCCCAACGGGACCTCCTGTTCGGAACGAACAGTGGTACGCTCTACGCCGTTGACGCGAACGCCGGGAGCCTGGAGTGGACCGCCGAGGATCCCGGAACGTTCCGGTCGCTGGCCGCGACCGACGACGGTCTGGTTTACTGTCTCGAAACGGACGCCGGGAACTCGCAGTTCGGTGTAATCGATCTCGACGACCGGGAGATCCTGTGGGAGAAGATCGCTTCGCTCGACTTCGAGGGGTGGGAGTACGGCCGCGCCACCACCGATCTCACCGTCTACGGCGGATCGATCCTCGTCGGTACCTCGTCCGGACACCTCGCGACGATCGATCCGGGCGCCGGTCGCTTCCGCGCCGCGACGACCGCCCACGATGACGGGATCGACCGGCTGTCCGTCGACGGCGACCGCGCGTATCTGACCAGTAGTCGCGTCCTCCGAGGGATCGATCTCGGCGAAACTGCGCTCGTCCGGTGA
- the glmS gene encoding glutamine--fructose-6-phosphate transaminase (isomerizing): MCGIIARIGHGDATETLLSGLENLEYRGYDSAGIAVQNGSGVKVRKCSGEVDELKSSLEQSLHGNMGIGHTRWSTHGPPTDENAHPHTDTAGDVAVVHNGVIDNYDELRAELQARGHEFDSDTDTEVIPHLIDDYREQFGDTERAVREAVETLEGSYAIAAIVDGEERVYAAREGSPLVLGLDDEEWYLASDVPAFLEHTDEVIYLEDGDLVVLEPDDYRITDVAGSPIERSVDTVDWDPEDAGKGEYDHYMAKEIDTQPTALSNTIEGRVEDGNVAFEDLPAGTFADIETVQFVACGTSYHAAMYGSQLLRSAGVRADVLRASEYDQTAGPVDENTLVVAVTQSGETADTLDAVRKATDRGARSLAVTNVVGSTAARETDDAIYIRAGPEVGVAATKTFSSQAVTLALLTQRIAADVPTATPVEDREAMLESLADLPEHVETVLETTNAESLAREYFDSDSYFFIGNGLGHSVALEGALKFKEITYEHAEGFASGELKHGPLALVTPETPLFAVATGGDDKKTKTNAIEARTRGAPIIAVAPDDHPLADAADWQLSIPDTHPVWAGLLANVQLQLVSYHAAALLERPIDKPRNLAKSVTVE; encoded by the coding sequence ATGTGCGGGATCATCGCCCGCATCGGCCACGGCGACGCGACCGAGACCCTGCTGTCGGGTCTCGAGAACCTCGAGTACCGGGGCTACGACTCGGCGGGGATCGCCGTCCAGAACGGCTCCGGTGTTAAGGTTCGCAAGTGTTCGGGAGAGGTCGACGAACTCAAGTCGTCGCTCGAGCAGAGCCTCCACGGGAACATGGGAATCGGCCACACGCGCTGGAGTACCCACGGCCCGCCGACCGACGAGAACGCCCATCCGCACACGGACACGGCGGGCGACGTCGCCGTCGTCCACAACGGCGTCATCGATAACTACGACGAACTCCGGGCGGAGCTCCAGGCGCGGGGCCACGAGTTCGACAGCGACACCGACACGGAGGTCATCCCCCACCTGATCGACGACTACCGCGAGCAGTTCGGCGACACCGAGCGGGCGGTTCGCGAGGCAGTCGAAACGCTCGAGGGGAGCTACGCGATCGCCGCGATCGTCGACGGCGAGGAGCGCGTCTACGCGGCGCGGGAGGGGTCGCCGCTCGTTCTCGGTCTCGACGACGAGGAGTGGTACCTCGCCAGCGACGTCCCGGCGTTCCTCGAGCACACCGACGAGGTAATCTACCTCGAGGACGGCGACCTGGTCGTCCTCGAACCCGACGACTACCGGATCACCGATGTCGCGGGGTCGCCGATCGAGCGGTCGGTCGACACCGTCGACTGGGACCCGGAGGACGCGGGGAAAGGCGAGTACGATCACTACATGGCCAAAGAGATCGACACGCAGCCGACGGCCCTCTCGAACACGATCGAGGGCCGCGTCGAAGACGGCAACGTCGCGTTCGAGGACCTGCCGGCGGGGACGTTCGCGGACATCGAGACCGTCCAGTTCGTCGCCTGCGGCACCTCCTATCACGCGGCGATGTACGGGAGCCAGCTGCTGCGCTCGGCCGGCGTCCGGGCCGACGTGCTCCGCGCGAGCGAGTACGACCAGACGGCCGGTCCGGTCGACGAGAACACGCTCGTCGTCGCGGTCACCCAGAGCGGCGAGACCGCGGACACGCTCGATGCGGTCCGCAAGGCGACTGACCGTGGCGCTCGTTCGCTGGCCGTCACCAACGTCGTCGGCTCGACGGCCGCCCGCGAGACCGACGACGCGATCTACATCCGGGCCGGGCCGGAGGTCGGCGTCGCCGCGACGAAGACGTTCTCCTCGCAGGCGGTGACGCTCGCGTTGCTCACTCAGCGCATCGCCGCCGACGTGCCGACCGCGACGCCGGTCGAGGACCGCGAGGCGATGCTCGAATCGCTCGCAGATCTCCCCGAACACGTCGAAACCGTCCTCGAGACCACAAACGCCGAGTCCCTCGCCCGAGAGTACTTCGACAGCGACTCGTACTTCTTCATCGGCAACGGCCTGGGTCACTCGGTCGCTCTCGAAGGCGCGCTGAAGTTCAAGGAGATCACCTACGAGCACGCCGAGGGGTTCGCCTCGGGCGAGCTCAAACACGGGCCGCTGGCGCTCGTGACGCCGGAGACGCCCCTGTTCGCGGTCGCGACCGGCGGCGACGACAAGAAGACGAAGACGAACGCGATCGAGGCCCGGACGCGCGGCGCGCCGATCATTGCGGTGGCGCCGGACGACCATCCGCTCGCCGACGCCGCCGACTGGCAGCTGTCGATCCCCGACACCCACCCCGTCTGGGCCGGGCTGCTCGCGAACGTCCAGTTGCAACTGGTCTCCTACCACGCCGCCGCCCTGCTCGAGCGACCGATCGACAAGCCGCGAAACCTTGCGAAGAGCGTGACGGTCGAATGA
- a CDS encoding helix-turn-helix transcriptional regulator, translating into MVSLPQFGVSVPLASMHAPVRLGAIRTPDHRLDTRAIVSALVGDNDVLSSGTSLLGRTSTLEVALITVLFLLVSSLVAIRVAEGLSDRDINLAALQSRSAIANGSSEPDQRRGTDRSPTDDHQSFDRYIAPDTPSVLLSDEGEVVRLLVANDGRLRQHRIADETDWSKSKVSRLCSQLDADGIIEKVSVGRENVITLSDPSTDDSTETDDVENPVA; encoded by the coding sequence ATGGTCTCACTGCCCCAGTTCGGAGTTTCCGTCCCGCTCGCGTCGATGCACGCGCCAGTTCGGCTCGGTGCGATCCGCACGCCGGATCACCGACTCGACACGCGTGCAATCGTCTCGGCTCTCGTCGGCGATAACGATGTGCTCTCGTCCGGGACGTCACTCTTGGGGCGGACGTCGACTCTGGAAGTGGCCCTGATCACGGTGCTGTTCTTGCTGGTCAGTAGCCTCGTCGCGATCCGCGTCGCCGAGGGGTTGTCCGACCGAGACATCAATCTGGCCGCGCTTCAGTCGCGATCAGCGATCGCGAACGGGTCGTCAGAACCGGATCAACGGCGAGGAACGGACCGCTCACCCACCGACGATCACCAGTCGTTCGATCGGTATATCGCACCTGACACACCATCAGTACTACTGAGCGACGAGGGGGAGGTCGTTCGCCTGCTCGTCGCAAACGACGGCCGACTCCGTCAGCACCGGATCGCCGACGAAACCGATTGGTCGAAGTCGAAAGTCAGTCGGCTCTGCTCTCAGCTGGACGCCGACGGGATCATCGAGAAAGTGTCGGTCGGCCGGGAGAACGTCATCACCCTGTCCGATCCGTCGACCGACGACTCGACCGAGACGGACGACGTCGAGAACCCCGTCGCATAG
- a CDS encoding carboxypeptidase regulatory-like domain-containing protein, whose amino-acid sequence MRGNTSNRQTEDQTTQKTVQILLTVCGIVLLALGLVLAASGTSINSAIGSVSDELGGSGGSDDTGSAVSDDSNTSAGGNETKAGDSNSTDETGGSDETGTDSGDSTGNDGGDGDNADDADDGAADSDDGSDANDDGSGSDTGGGDETHTLTTTVVDANGTPVDGATVTVAPESGSNETQTVDATGDAEFDLEDGEYEVTANANGYEPATDSVTIDGNDKTTTLTLESTDDGSNDSNGGGQNNDNNSDGGNASDSNGMQTLTVVVQDDEGGAVNNATVTVEEDGFFSSETVGEQDVDATGKAEFDLEDGEYEVTANANGYEPATDPVTINGNDKTITLTLEED is encoded by the coding sequence ATGAGAGGAAACACCTCAAATCGGCAAACGGAGGATCAAACGACGCAGAAAACCGTCCAGATCCTGCTCACCGTCTGTGGTATCGTGTTACTGGCCCTCGGGCTGGTACTCGCCGCGAGCGGAACGTCCATCAACAGCGCGATCGGGTCGGTCTCCGACGAGTTAGGCGGTTCCGGCGGCTCCGACGACACGGGTTCCGCTGTGAGCGACGATTCTAACACCTCCGCCGGCGGGAACGAAACAAAAGCCGGCGACTCGAACAGCACCGATGAAACCGGCGGTTCCGACGAAACCGGTACCGACAGCGGTGACTCCACCGGGAACGACGGCGGCGACGGCGACAACGCTGACGACGCCGACGACGGAGCGGCCGATAGCGACGACGGGTCCGACGCGAACGATGACGGTAGCGGGAGCGATACGGGCGGCGGCGACGAGACCCACACGTTGACGACGACCGTCGTGGACGCCAACGGCACACCGGTCGACGGCGCGACCGTTACCGTCGCTCCCGAAAGCGGTTCGAACGAAACGCAAACCGTCGACGCCACTGGCGATGCCGAGTTCGACCTCGAGGACGGCGAGTACGAGGTGACCGCCAACGCAAACGGCTACGAGCCGGCCACCGACTCGGTCACGATCGACGGCAACGACAAGACGACCACGTTGACCCTCGAGTCGACGGATGACGGCTCGAACGATAGCAACGGAGGCGGCCAGAACAACGACAACAACAGCGACGGGGGCAACGCGAGCGATTCCAACGGCATGCAGACCTTGACGGTCGTCGTCCAGGACGACGAGGGCGGCGCTGTCAACAACGCAACCGTCACCGTCGAAGAAGACGGGTTTTTCTCCAGCGAGACGGTGGGTGAACAAGACGTCGACGCCACCGGTAAGGCCGAGTTCGACCTCGAGGACGGTGAGTACGAGGTGACCGCTAACGCGAACGGCTACGAGCCGGCCACTGACCCGGTCACGATCAACGGCAACGACAAAACGATTACGCTGACCCTCGAAGAGGACTGA